In one window of Haloterrigena salifodinae DNA:
- a CDS encoding DUF7344 domain-containing protein, protein MEALTSSQEGRQLSADTILELLANRRRRYLLYALRGQEDPIELSTLAEQVAGWEHDVPPDEVAKNEYKSVYVSSVQCHVPKLADAGVVDHDEDNHTVVLGDNFDQLEPYLRVVVKDEPENSTLHAALEHESGDGLLGRVRENVARLKQ, encoded by the coding sequence ATGGAGGCACTTACCTCGAGTCAGGAGGGACGACAACTCTCGGCAGATACCATCCTCGAACTGCTCGCGAACCGGCGACGGCGGTACCTCCTCTACGCGCTCCGCGGGCAGGAAGATCCGATCGAACTCTCGACGCTGGCCGAACAGGTCGCCGGCTGGGAACACGACGTGCCCCCGGACGAAGTCGCCAAGAACGAGTACAAGAGCGTCTACGTCTCCTCCGTCCAGTGTCACGTCCCGAAACTGGCCGACGCGGGCGTCGTCGACCACGACGAGGACAACCACACGGTCGTCCTCGGGGACAACTTCGACCAGCTCGAGCCGTACCTCCGCGTCGTCGTCAAGGACGAACCGGAGAATTCGACACTCCACGCCGCGCTCGAACACGAGTCCGGCGACGGCCTTCTGGGACGCGTCCGGGAGAACGTCGCCCGACTCAAGCAGTAG
- a CDS encoding ABC transporter ATP-binding protein: protein MSGSGVDWEEDDPFEEQREEIENPMKRLLLEYGRNYTFQATVGVFASIFARILDLLPPIMLAVALDAVFRGEAGYAESLPFGGDLIAPYIPATQEGQFYLTVSVIAAAFFFGAAFHWLRNWGFNAFAQNIQHDIRTDTYDKMQRLNMDFFADKQTGEMMSILSNDVNRLERFLNDGMNSLFRLAVMVVGIGAILFAYNWQLALVALLPVPLIAGFTYLFVRIIQPKYAAVRSTVGKVNSRLENNLGGIQVIKSSTTEDYESERVEDVSQDYFDANWDAIETRIKFFPGLRVLAGIGFVVTFLVGGLWVFRGAPGPFTGTLSEGEFVVFILYTQRFIWPMAQFGQIINMYQRARASSARMFGLMDEPSRVAENPNATELEVTEGRVSYDDVTFGYDEDETIVEDVDFTVAGGETLALVGPTGAGKSTILKLLLRMYDVDEGAITVDGQDVRNVTLESLRESIGYVSQDTFLFYGTVEENITYGTFGADREDVIEAAKMAEAHEFIENLPDGYDTEVGERGVKLSGGQRQRISIARAILKDPEILVLDEATSDVDTETEMLIQRSIDDLAADRTTFAIAHRLSTIKDADQILVLEGGEIVERGGHEELLENGGLYSHLWGVQAGEIDELPQEFIERAQRRQARTDVSTDDDD from the coding sequence ATGAGCGGGAGTGGCGTCGACTGGGAGGAGGACGACCCGTTCGAGGAACAACGCGAGGAGATCGAGAACCCGATGAAGCGGCTGCTCCTCGAGTACGGGCGCAACTACACGTTTCAGGCGACCGTCGGCGTCTTCGCGAGTATCTTCGCCCGAATCCTGGATCTGCTGCCGCCGATCATGCTGGCGGTCGCGCTCGACGCCGTCTTCCGCGGCGAGGCCGGCTACGCGGAGTCCCTGCCCTTTGGCGGCGACCTGATCGCGCCGTACATTCCCGCGACTCAGGAGGGACAGTTCTACCTGACCGTCAGCGTCATCGCCGCCGCCTTCTTCTTCGGCGCGGCGTTTCACTGGCTGCGCAACTGGGGGTTCAACGCCTTCGCCCAGAACATCCAGCACGACATCCGGACCGACACCTACGACAAGATGCAGCGGCTGAACATGGACTTCTTCGCGGACAAGCAGACCGGGGAGATGATGTCCATCCTCTCGAACGACGTCAACCGTCTCGAGCGATTCCTCAACGACGGGATGAACTCCCTGTTCCGGCTGGCGGTGATGGTCGTCGGCATCGGCGCCATCCTCTTCGCCTACAACTGGCAACTCGCGCTGGTGGCGCTGCTTCCGGTACCGCTGATCGCCGGCTTCACCTACCTGTTCGTCAGGATCATCCAGCCCAAGTACGCCGCCGTCCGCTCGACCGTCGGCAAGGTCAACTCCCGCCTCGAGAACAACCTCGGCGGGATCCAGGTGATCAAGTCGAGCACCACCGAGGACTACGAGTCCGAGCGCGTCGAGGACGTCTCGCAGGATTACTTCGACGCCAACTGGGACGCCATCGAGACCCGAATCAAGTTCTTCCCGGGGCTGCGCGTCCTCGCCGGCATCGGCTTCGTCGTCACGTTCCTCGTCGGCGGTCTGTGGGTCTTCCGGGGGGCACCCGGACCGTTCACCGGCACCCTGAGCGAAGGCGAGTTCGTCGTGTTCATCCTCTACACGCAGCGCTTCATCTGGCCGATGGCCCAGTTCGGGCAGATCATCAACATGTACCAGCGCGCCCGCGCCTCCTCGGCGCGGATGTTCGGGCTGATGGACGAACCGAGCCGCGTCGCGGAGAACCCGAACGCGACGGAACTCGAGGTGACGGAGGGCCGCGTCTCGTACGACGACGTCACGTTCGGCTACGACGAGGACGAGACCATCGTCGAGGATGTCGACTTCACCGTTGCCGGCGGCGAGACCCTGGCGCTGGTCGGCCCCACGGGGGCGGGCAAGTCGACCATCCTCAAACTCCTCTTGCGAATGTACGACGTCGACGAGGGGGCGATCACCGTCGACGGCCAAGACGTCCGAAACGTCACCCTCGAGAGCCTGCGCGAGTCGATCGGCTACGTCAGCCAGGACACGTTCCTCTTCTACGGCACCGTCGAGGAAAACATCACGTACGGCACGTTCGGCGCCGACCGCGAGGACGTGATCGAGGCCGCGAAGATGGCCGAGGCCCACGAGTTCATCGAGAACCTCCCAGACGGCTACGACACCGAAGTCGGCGAGCGCGGCGTGAAACTCTCGGGCGGCCAGCGCCAGCGCATCTCCATCGCGCGGGCGATCCTCAAGGACCCTGAAATTCTCGTCTTGGACGAGGCGACCAGCGACGTCGACACCGAGACGGAGATGCTGATCCAGCGTTCGATCGACGACCTCGCAGCGGACCGAACCACGTTCGCCATCGCCCACCGCCTCTCGACGATCAAGGACGCCGACCAGATCCTCGTCCTCGAGGGCGGCGAGATCGTCGAACGCGGTGGACACGAAGAACTGCTCGAGAACGGCGGGCTCTACTCGCACCTCTGGGGCGTCCAGGCCGGCGAGATCGACGAACTGCCACAGGAGTTCATCGAGCGCGCCCAGCGCCGGCAGGCCCGAACGGACGTGAGTACCGACGACGACGATTGA
- the azf gene encoding NAD-dependent glucose-6-phosphate dehydrogenase Azf translates to MAQSVLLTGAAGRVGEAILGGLADDYEWRLLDRDPPTEDYPGEFVVADITEDETIREAMEGIDVVLHLAGDPRKTAPWDSVLTNNIDGTQTVFEAAVDASVEKVAFASSNHAVGHYETDERTPEMYRAEDDYLLDGTEQPRPGNLYGVSKVAGESLGRYYHDEYGISVVNVRIGNLTENHPPIDYERGQAMWLSYRDCAHLFDRCIQADYDYEIVYGISDNDRKYYSIERAKEVLGYEPQDNSAAHNDD, encoded by the coding sequence ATGGCACAGTCAGTCCTGCTTACGGGGGCTGCGGGGCGGGTCGGAGAGGCCATCCTCGGCGGCCTCGCGGACGACTACGAGTGGCGGTTGCTGGATCGGGATCCGCCGACGGAGGACTATCCCGGCGAGTTCGTCGTCGCGGATATCACCGAGGACGAGACCATCCGCGAGGCAATGGAGGGGATCGACGTCGTGCTCCACCTCGCGGGCGACCCCCGAAAGACGGCGCCGTGGGACAGCGTCCTGACGAACAACATCGACGGAACCCAGACGGTCTTCGAGGCCGCCGTCGACGCCAGCGTCGAGAAGGTCGCCTTCGCCTCCTCGAACCACGCCGTCGGCCACTACGAAACCGACGAGCGCACGCCCGAGATGTACCGGGCCGAGGACGACTACCTGCTCGACGGAACCGAACAGCCCCGGCCGGGCAACCTCTACGGCGTCTCGAAGGTCGCCGGCGAGTCACTCGGTCGCTACTACCACGACGAGTACGGCATTTCGGTGGTCAACGTCCGCATCGGGAACCTCACGGAGAACCACCCGCCGATCGACTACGAGCGCGGCCAGGCGATGTGGCTCTCCTACCGGGACTGTGCACACCTCTTCGATCGCTGCATTCAGGCCGACTACGACTACGAGATCGTCTACGGTATCTCCGACAACGATCGCAAGTACTACTCAATCGAACGCGCGAAGGAAGTGCTCGGCTACGAGCCACAGGACAACTCCGCCGCTCACAACGACGACTGA
- a CDS encoding aldo/keto reductase: protein MSETPQNESDTFEIGDRTVHRLGFGAMRLTGDEIIGPPEDEDQAREVLQRAVDIGVDLVDTADSYGPAVSERLIGEAIGDRDDVLVATKAGLLRNREGEWLAHGDPDYIRNQVLTSLDRLQTDTIDLYQFHRPDDDTPFEDSVTAFAELKDEGLVDEVGLSNVSPEHIDQAREQVEIATVQNRYNVGDRGAADALELCTEEGIGFIPWAPINGDDVDEHGDLLNEIADEHDATRRQVALAWLLERSAVILPIPGTSDPDHLESNVAASQLSLSEDEVQRLTDAAD from the coding sequence GTGAGCGAGACACCGCAAAACGAGAGCGACACGTTCGAGATCGGAGACAGAACCGTCCATCGGCTCGGCTTCGGGGCGATGCGTCTCACCGGCGACGAAATCATCGGGCCGCCCGAGGACGAGGACCAGGCCCGCGAGGTCCTCCAGCGGGCGGTCGATATCGGCGTCGACCTCGTCGACACGGCCGACTCCTACGGGCCGGCGGTCAGCGAACGGCTCATCGGCGAGGCGATCGGCGACCGCGACGACGTGCTGGTCGCGACCAAGGCCGGCCTGCTGCGCAACCGCGAGGGCGAGTGGCTCGCCCACGGCGATCCCGACTACATCCGCAATCAGGTGCTCACCTCGCTGGATCGCCTGCAGACCGACACCATCGACCTCTACCAGTTCCACCGGCCCGATGACGACACGCCCTTTGAGGACTCGGTTACGGCCTTCGCTGAACTCAAAGACGAGGGGCTCGTCGACGAGGTGGGGCTCAGCAACGTCTCGCCGGAACACATCGATCAGGCCCGCGAGCAGGTCGAGATCGCGACGGTCCAGAACCGCTACAACGTCGGCGACCGGGGAGCCGCCGATGCCCTCGAACTCTGTACCGAGGAGGGGATCGGCTTCATTCCGTGGGCGCCGATCAATGGCGACGACGTCGACGAACACGGTGACCTCCTGAACGAGATCGCCGACGAACACGACGCGACGCGCCGACAGGTCGCCCTGGCGTGGCTCCTCGAGCGCTCGGCGGTCATCCTGCCGATTCCGGGCACGTCCGACCCCGACCACCTCGAGTCAAACGTCGCGGCCTCGCAGCTGTCGCTGTCCGAGGACGAGGTGCAGCGATTGACCGACGCGGCCGACTGA
- a CDS encoding aldo/keto reductase, with product MEYTTLGSTGMKVSRIGLGCMSFGSGRKWMLDREEGLELIERAIDLGINFFDTANVYSTGESEEILGDALEGYDRDAQVVATKVFAEMDPDNPNASGLSRKAIEQELEASLDRLGLETIDLYQTHRWDDDTPIDETLRALDDAVRRGKVRYVGTSSMWAHQFAEALQTSERLGLERFATMQNHYNLFYREEEREMLPLCQKEGVGVIPWSPLARGVGTRPHDQIESTTRGQTDQYLEQIPYLEGGGEEINERVQELAAEKGVTMAQISLAWLLHKDWVDAPIVGTTSVEHLEEAVEALEVDLTASDIAYLEEPYEPLPIAGHE from the coding sequence ATGGAGTACACGACGCTCGGTTCGACCGGCATGAAAGTCAGTCGCATCGGTCTCGGCTGCATGAGTTTCGGCAGCGGTCGGAAGTGGATGTTAGACCGCGAGGAGGGCCTCGAGCTCATCGAGCGCGCGATCGACCTCGGGATCAACTTCTTCGACACCGCCAACGTCTACTCCACGGGCGAGTCCGAGGAAATCCTGGGCGACGCCCTCGAGGGGTACGACCGCGACGCACAGGTCGTCGCGACGAAAGTCTTCGCCGAGATGGATCCCGACAACCCCAACGCCAGCGGACTCTCCCGAAAGGCGATCGAACAGGAACTCGAGGCCAGCCTCGATCGACTCGGCCTCGAGACGATCGACCTCTACCAGACCCACCGCTGGGACGACGACACGCCGATCGACGAGACGCTGCGGGCGCTCGACGACGCCGTCCGCCGCGGGAAGGTGCGCTACGTCGGTACCTCCTCGATGTGGGCCCACCAGTTCGCCGAGGCGCTGCAGACGAGCGAGCGACTGGGTCTCGAGCGCTTCGCGACGATGCAGAACCACTACAACCTGTTCTATCGAGAGGAAGAGCGAGAGATGCTCCCCCTCTGTCAGAAGGAAGGGGTCGGCGTGATCCCGTGGTCGCCGCTGGCCCGCGGCGTCGGTACCCGTCCGCACGATCAGATCGAGTCGACGACCCGCGGCCAGACGGACCAGTACCTCGAACAGATCCCCTACCTCGAGGGCGGCGGCGAGGAGATCAACGAACGGGTGCAGGAACTGGCCGCCGAGAAGGGCGTCACGATGGCCCAGATCAGCCTCGCATGGCTGCTCCACAAGGACTGGGTCGACGCACCCATCGTCGGGACGACCAGCGTCGAACACCTAGAAGAGGCCGTCGAAGCGCTCGAGGTCGATCTCACGGCGTCGGACATCGCCTACCTCGAGGAGCCCTACGAGCCGCTTCCGATCGCGGGCCACGAGTGA
- a CDS encoding dihydroneopterin aldolase family protein, with protein sequence MTDSDPTDAEAACFEAGIKFGTLYHQFAGTPVAPASAPSLATAMEEAIENQPHCTDVTVDVRTEALEAELADSAADYTELTGRFLEVEIVVDYEGCEVVTRMEMDEGYPLMRVESVRGRD encoded by the coding sequence ATGACCGACAGCGACCCCACTGACGCCGAGGCCGCCTGCTTCGAGGCCGGCATCAAGTTCGGCACGCTCTACCACCAGTTCGCCGGGACGCCCGTCGCGCCGGCCAGCGCACCCAGCCTCGCGACCGCGATGGAGGAGGCCATCGAGAACCAGCCCCACTGTACGGACGTCACCGTGGACGTTCGCACCGAGGCGCTCGAGGCCGAACTCGCCGACTCGGCGGCCGATTACACCGAACTGACTGGACGCTTCCTCGAGGTCGAGATCGTCGTCGACTACGAGGGCTGTGAGGTGGTGACCCGGATGGAGATGGACGAGGGCTATCCGCTGATGCGAGTCGAATCGGTTCGCGGTCGCGACTGA
- a CDS encoding DUF192 domain-containing protein yields the protein MALERVQKVLLAVAAVGVVAMLVLQMGLVTPPWTEDEGTVRVVDGDTGAELATVDVEVADTLNERHTGLSDHESLADSKGMLFVHGDEDERTYVMRDMDFNIDIVFVGADGEITAIEHARAPEAGEDGENLEYSGEAKWVLEVPRGYANETGMETGDEIEIEYE from the coding sequence ATGGCCCTCGAACGCGTCCAGAAGGTCCTCCTGGCGGTTGCAGCCGTCGGCGTGGTCGCCATGCTCGTTCTTCAGATGGGGCTGGTCACGCCGCCGTGGACCGAAGACGAGGGCACCGTCCGCGTCGTCGACGGCGACACCGGCGCGGAGCTCGCGACCGTCGACGTCGAGGTCGCGGACACCCTGAACGAACGCCACACCGGGTTGAGCGACCACGAGTCGCTCGCGGACAGCAAGGGGATGCTGTTCGTCCACGGCGACGAGGACGAGCGAACCTACGTGATGCGGGACATGGACTTCAACATCGACATCGTCTTCGTCGGCGCCGACGGCGAGATCACGGCGATCGAGCACGCCCGCGCGCCCGAAGCCGGCGAGGACGGCGAGAATCTCGAGTACTCCGGCGAGGCGAAGTGGGTTCTCGAGGTGCCCCGCGGCTACGCCAACGAGACCGGAATGGAGACCGGCGACGAGATCGAAATCGAGTACGAGTGA
- a CDS encoding DUF5790 family protein, with product MSQATFGDDEELFGEAANEMRADVESSLEDGWAALPDADDVWETDADNVLGVLNGLNSALNAGDAEEHLRDAKKWFTMGQRADAFEDADDLEEEIGNLEDAIADIAEAGEQVGELTSTIPALRGTLEDAGPDTDADADTEDEAEDATEEDEEDEEEEAEVDADEDESDEDEE from the coding sequence ATGAGCCAAGCGACATTCGGCGACGACGAGGAACTGTTCGGCGAGGCCGCCAACGAGATGCGCGCAGACGTCGAATCCTCGCTCGAGGACGGCTGGGCCGCGCTGCCCGATGCCGACGACGTCTGGGAGACCGACGCCGACAACGTCCTCGGCGTGCTCAACGGGCTCAACTCCGCGCTGAACGCCGGCGACGCCGAGGAGCACCTCCGAGACGCGAAGAAGTGGTTCACGATGGGCCAGCGCGCCGACGCCTTCGAGGACGCCGACGATCTCGAGGAAGAGATCGGCAATCTCGAGGACGCCATCGCGGATATCGCTGAGGCCGGCGAGCAGGTCGGCGAACTTACGTCGACGATTCCCGCGCTCCGAGGGACCCTCGAGGACGCCGGCCCCGACACCGACGCCGACGCGGACACCGAGGACGAAGCCGAGGACGCCACGGAAGAAGACGAGGAAGACGAGGAAGAGGAGGCGGAAGTCGACGCTGACGAAGACGAGTCCGACGAAGACGAAGAGTAA
- a CDS encoding DUF5789 family protein, translating into MTNDDRQLGVDLGELGDDLESADYPLSEDELMERYGDEEIEMEGNTTTLEELIGPLNQEEYQDYGDVETAIMNMVGDEAIGRKNYSDRTPPASGEQRQDEGAPDQDDQEEQESF; encoded by the coding sequence ATGACCAACGACGACCGACAGCTCGGCGTCGACCTCGGCGAGTTGGGCGACGACCTCGAGTCTGCGGACTACCCGCTGAGCGAGGACGAACTGATGGAGCGCTACGGCGACGAGGAGATCGAAATGGAGGGGAACACGACGACCCTCGAGGAGCTCATCGGGCCGCTCAATCAGGAAGAGTATCAGGACTACGGTGACGTCGAGACGGCGATCATGAACATGGTCGGCGACGAGGCGATCGGACGGAAGAACTACAGCGACCGCACCCCGCCCGCGTCGGGCGAACAGCGACAGGACGAGGGTGCGCCGGACCAGGACGACCAAGAGGAACAGGAGTCGTTCTGA
- a CDS encoding creatininase family protein, protein MDLRDATWTDVRDCETELAVVPVGSTEQHGPHAPLGTDVVAAEAVADAGVERVNREVVRAPAIPVGIAEEHRQFPGTMWVSEDTFRDYVREAVESLAHHGFDRVVIVNGHGGNVNALWEVGGRITRDGDAYAVPFTWFEAVGEHSAEMGHGGPLETALLRHCEPDLVREERIEEARDGRAKSWGDWLSYTNLAYDAAEFTENGVVGDPADGDRQRGEELLELSGDALARLLEAVAERDVSRPERRE, encoded by the coding sequence ATGGACCTACGCGACGCGACGTGGACGGACGTCCGCGACTGCGAGACGGAGCTGGCGGTCGTCCCCGTCGGCAGCACGGAACAGCACGGCCCCCACGCCCCCCTCGGGACGGACGTCGTCGCCGCGGAGGCGGTCGCCGACGCCGGCGTCGAGCGCGTCAACCGCGAGGTCGTCCGCGCGCCCGCCATCCCGGTCGGTATCGCCGAAGAACACCGGCAGTTCCCGGGGACGATGTGGGTTTCCGAGGACACCTTTCGGGACTACGTCCGCGAGGCCGTCGAGAGCCTCGCCCACCACGGCTTCGATCGGGTCGTCATCGTCAACGGCCACGGCGGCAACGTCAACGCCCTGTGGGAGGTCGGCGGCCGAATCACCCGCGACGGCGACGCCTACGCCGTTCCATTCACCTGGTTCGAGGCCGTCGGCGAGCACTCCGCCGAGATGGGCCACGGCGGCCCGCTCGAGACCGCCCTGTTGCGCCACTGCGAGCCTGACCTCGTCCGGGAGGAACGGATCGAGGAGGCCCGTGACGGACGCGCCAAGAGCTGGGGCGACTGGCTGAGCTATACGAATCTGGCCTACGACGCGGCGGAGTTTACAGAAAATGGCGTCGTCGGCGATCCCGCGGACGGGGATCGGCAACGTGGCGAAGAACTGCTCGAACTGTCGGGGGACGCGTTAGCGCGACTGCTCGAGGCCGTCGCCGAGCGAGACGTCTCGCGACCCGAGCGCCGGGAGTAA